The Bos taurus isolate L1 Dominette 01449 registration number 42190680 breed Hereford unplaced genomic scaffold, ARS-UCD2.0 Leftover_ScbfJmS_1772, whole genome shotgun sequence genome has a window encoding:
- the LOC101907804 gene encoding EKC/KEOPS complex subunit LAGE3-like: MESDTHGGGASRAANEDPGAVEFATGTAQGSRSEPGGAGVQDDPRDPACPGYAVSRGVHGGAGVLAGPRAPSASGESGGAAGVIPHIPGPSHAPGPVEGAAPGAAVLSNRILQLSLSVPFSSHAEADLARHFLTTRIQLRGRIRKELYVNGRMMVLRLTAEDPGLLQRSIAFCLEQLSLVMRSLQHFGAPVSQHRRGV, translated from the exons ATGGAGTCCGACACTCATGGTGGAGGAGCCAGCAGGGCAGCCAATGAAGACCCAGGTGCCGTGGAATTTGCAACGGGCACAGCACAGGGCAGCCGCAGCGAGCCGGGTGGCGCTGGTGTCCAGGATGACCCTAGAGACCCAGCTTGCCCTGGTTACGCTGTGAGTCGTGGAGTTCATGGAGGCGCTGGTGTCCTGGCTGGTCCCAGAGCCCCCAGCGCTTCAGGAGAGTCAGGTGGCGCAGCCGGTGTTATTCCGCACATCCCGGGGCCATCACACGCTCCTGGGCCTGTTGAAGGCGCTGCACCTGGAGCTGCAGTTCTGAGTAACCGAATCCTCCAGTT AAGCCTCAGTGTGCCTTTCTCATCACACGCGGAAGCGGACCTTGCCCGCCACTTCCTGACTACACGTATTCAATTGCGAGGGCGGATTCGGAAGGAGCTGTACGTTAATGGCCGCATGATGGTTCT CCGATTGACTGCTGAAGACCCTGGCCTGCTCCAGAGGTCCATCGCTTTCTGTCTGGAGCAGCTTTCCCTGGTGATGCGGTCCTTGCAGCACTTTGGGGCCCCTGTTTCTCAGCACCGAAGAGGGGTTTAA